The DNA segment CGCGTCCGCGAAGGCGAACACGTCGCCGGGCTTCCCGGCGGCTTTCAGCACGGGGCGGTGAAAGCGTTTCCCGATGCGGACCAGCCGGCACGCGGTGCCGAGCGCCCCGGTCAGCCACGTCGCGACGCCTTCGCCGCAGTCCTCGGCCTCGAGCCCCTGATGCTTCCAGATGGTGACCGGGCGGGTCGGGCCGTTGTCGTCCGCGGCGCGGAGCGGGATGGACGTGGGTCCATGCCCGGGAAAATCGAGCGTGAGATGGGTATTGCTCAGCGCTGTGCTGATGAGCGCCATCCGCGGGAGCGTGCGTTGGGTGAGGAACTGGCCGTCGGCGTCGACGACGAGGAATCGCCGGTCGCCCACCAGGCCCAGGGCGTCGACGGTGGCGGAAGAGACGGCAATGCCGCGGAGGGATTTTACGGGGTAGATGAACAGGCCGGAGACGTGCATGGGCGGGGGAGCGGAAGCGAAGCGGCGCGGGTGAAAGTGGCAAGTTCGGTGGTAGCCGGTGCGCCCCGGCGGCGAAACCCGGCCTCCACGCACCAGCGCCCGTGCGGGCCACCGACGACGGCGCTGCACGCAGCGAAGCCGCGACTCAGGATGCTCCGACGTGTAACTTGAAAATCTGATCTCCCGGCCGCGCCGGGGGCCGGCTCAGGCCGACTTCAGCGGCAGAGCCGCCGGGCGGAGCAGATGTTGCTCCGGCGTGTTCTCCAGCATGAAGGCGGTGACGGCTGCCTCGGCGGCGGCGCGGCGCTTGCGTTTCCGGGCCAGGCACTCCGCCGCGAGCATGGCGAAGCCGGGGCGGACGACGCCGGACGGTGTGAAGCGCACGAAGCCATTGATGGCGGCAACGCGCATGAGCTCGCCGCGGTGCTGCACGCGCAGCTTGCGGTGTAACTTGCGGCGGAAGGTGGAAATGGTGGCCGGGCTGACGCCGAGCGCCTGTGCTGCGGTCGAGTCATCGCTGCCGTCGCCGAGCACGGAGAGTACGAGTTGCTCGGTGTTGCTCAGGTGCTGGCAAATGGATTGGGCGGCGGTCAACTCCCGGTCGACGCGGTCCTGGACGGCCTTGCTCCAGTAGCGCTGCCCGCAGATCACGGCGCGCAAGGCGGAGTGAAACGCCTCGGGGCCTTCCGTGCTGGCATCGAATACCCCGCGGATGGGAAGCGACTGCAGGACGACCAGCGTCCGGTACTCAAGCTGGGTGCCGACGACGAAAACCGGCAGCCCATTCATGTGGTCCGCAATTAATTGCAGTGCATCGCCTTCGAGACTCGCATCCAGGCCCGTCACGATCAGATCGAAACGACTGCGGGCGAGAGCATCGTAGGCCTGACGGACCGTGTGGGTCGTCACAACCTGGACGCCCGGCGCCAGCTTGTGGAGCGCCAGGCGCAGGGTTTCAGAGGCGAGGCGGTCCGCCTTGAGGATGAGCGCGGAACGCAGAACGGGGGTTGACGTTGTTTCCATAGGCCTTGCCGCAACGTTGCCGGAAGACAGCTCCGTTGTCGCAAGCCAGCGTCTTGACCCCCGCTGGGTGTTCCAAGGCAGGCGGTGTAATTTTTCCGTAACGCGCTAAACAGTCACAAATGTTACATCCCGGCGGCGGCGGGCTCCGCCTGACGATAGTCAATGAATTTTCGAGGTATGCCGGGACCCCGGGTTACGACCCGGGCGCAGGGGGAGTGGTGCTGCTGGTGCCGGCCGCGGCGGAGCGACTTGCCTCCCACTGGACCGTAATGTCTTTTCCGCGACGCGCCTTGGCCTCGAGTGAGCCCTTGAGCTGGTCGCCCTCGAGTCGAGCCGTGTAGTGCACGGTCAATTCGCGACGGCGGATTTTGCGCACGACGTTGAACGAGAGCTCATCGTTGGCGAAACGCACGTCGCGGATCGGGACCTTGCCGGCGCGGTTCTCAATCGTGCCCGTGAGTTTGTCGGGGGCGCCCTGGAGCGTCAGGGTGGCGGAGTGTTCCGCGCCGTCGCGGCCCGTGCCTTTGAGCGTCCAGGTGCCCGTGGGATCGCCGGCGAAGGCGGCTGTGAGGCCGAAGCCGAGGACGGCGGCGAACAGCGCGAGGCGGCGGAGCGGGCGGAGGGATGGGAGGGAGGTTGTATTCATGGCGCCCTCCTGAACGCCGGCGGGTCGCGCCGGTTTCGCCGCCCGGGAATCTTTTTTTCTGAAACCACGAGCCGGGGTCGGGCGTTGAGGGCGGGAGACATTCCATGGTCCCATGCTCCCGTTTTCTTATCCTGCTGTGCTCCCGCGGTGGCTGCCCCTCTCGGCGCCGCCCGGGCGAAGTTGCGGACTTGCGGAGTGGGGGCACCGTTCGTCGCCCTTGAATCCGGAGCCCTCAGATCCGCCGCCGCTGGTGCCCGCCGACGCCGAAGCCGACGCCGTCGCGCCGGCGCAGGACCTGGCCGACGCGAGGCGCGCGCAGGCGGGCGATCGGGAGGCGATGGCGCTGCTGGTGCGGCGGCACCAGGCCGCGGTCGCACGGTTGCTGTGGCGGTTTGCGCGCACGCCAGCGGACCAGGATGACCTCGTGCAGGAGACCTTTCTGCGCATGGTGCGCGGGTTGAATTCGTGGCGGGCCGAACAGCCCTTCGCGCACTGGCTCCTGCGCATCGCGACGAATGTCGGGCGGGACTATTTCCGGCGGCACGCGGTGCGGAGTCGATGGATCTCCACCGTGCCGGAGGGGACCGCCACCGGCGGGGAGGGCGGGGCGGTTGAAGCGATTGATCCCGCGCTGGATCCGGCGGCGCGCGCGGCGGCGGACGAGGTGAAAGAGACGCTCGCGGAGCTGCCGCCCGACGATCGGGCGCTGCTGACGCTGTTTCACCTCGAAGGCTGGGCGCTCACGGAGATCGCGGCCCAATTCGGCTGGACCGTCGCCGCGACGAAACTGCGGGCGTGGCGCGCCCGCCGCCGGCTCCGGACCATTATCGAAAGAAGATCCTGACCATGAAGACGAACCCCGATGAATGGTGGCGGCAACGCGTCGCGATGGCGCGGCAGGATGTGCCGCCGCCGGTGAATCTGCCGGCGTTGCTCCGCGTGGTACACGCATCGACGCCCCTGGTACGCTCCGGCTGGGCGGACGAGATGGCCGCGCTCCTGGCCGGTCGTCATGTCCTCGCCGGCTGCCTCGCCGGCGCGACCGGCTGCCTGCTGCTCACCGTCTGGCAGGCGTGGTCCTGCTGGGAACTGCTGCCCTGGATCGAGCTCCTGGCCAACGCGACGGGAGGTGTGCCATGACCCCGCTGCGTTGGCGCGGCTGGCTCGTGCTCACGGCGGTGCTGCTGGCGGGCATCGGGGTGGGCGTCACCGGGACGCTGGTCGTCGGCACCCGCCTGGTCCGACAGGCGCTGTTCGCGCCGGCGGGCGGGCGCGGCCAGGGCGATCGCGCCGTCGAGCGCATCGCGCGCGAACTGGACGAGCGCCTGCACCTGACGCCGGAGGAGTCGCGACGGGTCCGGGGGCTCCTCGAGGAGTCCGCGGTCGAGTTGAAGGGGATCCGGATGCGGGCGGCGCGCGAGGCCGGCCTGGAGTTGCGGCGGGCGAACCAGCGCATTCTCGCCGAACTGCCGCCGGAGAAGCGCGCCGAGTACCAGCAGCTTATCCGCCGCCGCTACGAGCGCCTCGGGCTCGGGTCGGGGAACGAACCTGCAGCTCCGCCAGCCGGCGCCCCGTCGGCCGATCCCGCGGGCGCGCCGGCACGCGGGGGCCGGTGACGCGGACGAGCGGCGGAAACGTTTCGGTGACGCGGAAGCCCGCCGGTTGACAACGGGACGCGGCGTCTCAACCTCCGAATCGCGATTCGGAATAAAGATGCACGCTGCCCTGAACTCCGCCCTGCCGCCCCCGTCCGATTCCGGTCCGACTCCGGGGCGTCCCTCCGGCCCGGCGGAGGCGCGGGGGCCGGACGCGACGCGGCACCACAGCTCGATGTTTCGCGGCATCGAGGCGCTGACGACGCTGCTCAAGGCGCGGCACTCGCTGGGCATCACGCAACTGGCGAGGGAACTGAATCTTTCGAAGTCCACGGCGCACGACCTGGTGGCGGCGCTGAGCGCGCTGGGCTTCGTGGACCAGGATCGCATGACGCGCCGCTACAGCGTGAGCCCGGCGATCTTCAGCTTTTTGCACCTGTTTTCGACGGAGTACGGCCCGAACTCCGCGATCCGGCCGCTGCTGCGCGCGCGCGCGCGGCGGCTCAAGGCCACGCTCGTGGTGTCGGCATTGTGCCGACGCTCGACCTACGCGCTCTGCGGCAGCGGGTCGGATGCCGACACGTTCCTGCTCGGCGACAGCGGTCCCGCGTACAACTCCGCCTGCGGCAAGATTCTCGTGGCCCAGCAGGATCCTGGCGAGTGGGCCGGGTTCGCGCCGAGCGCGGGCGATACTGGGAGTTCGCCGTACCTGCGCCCGGATCCGGAGCGTTTCCTGGCGGAGTTGAAGGTGGCGCGCGCCACGGGCGTGGCGTGGAGCCTGCGGGAGCGCGATCCGGCCCTGTGTTCCGTCGCGGCGCCGGTGCGCATCGGGGAGGAACCCTGGAGCTGCGCCGTGGGCATCGCGCTGCCGTACTCGGAGTGGGTGGCGCGCGATCGCGAGGAGCTGGCCGGCGAGGTGCGGAGCGTGGCCGCCGAGCTCTACGATTGCTGGGCGGGCGGCGTGAGGCGGCCGGCTGCGGGAGTTCCGACGGCGTGAAGAGGCGCGTGTTCGCCATGGCGAACCAAAGTGTGGTCCGGGCGCGGCGCGCGGTTGTCAGGTCCCGGCGTGGTTTGCGGAGTGACGGGCAGTCACCTCAAACCGACATGCGCTTACCCCGAATCGCTCCTGGCCTGGCCGCGCGCTCCTTGCGCGGCGCGCTCGCGACCGCCCTCCTGGGCGCCGCCACGTTCACCGTCCGCGCCCAATCCACCGGCGCGGCCGCGACTCCGACCGCCGCTCCCGAAGCGGAGGAGGTGGTCACGCTCGCGGAGTTTCAGGTGGTCGAGTCCAACCAGCGCGATGCGTGGTTCGCCTCGCAGGCGATGAGCGGCAGCCGCGCCGCCGCCTCCGTGCTCGAGCTGCCTTACCAGGTACAGGTGCTCACCCAGGAGTTCCTGCGTGACTTCCAGCTCACCTCGCTGGCGGAGCAGCTCTCCTTCTTTCCCGCGTACGCGAGCTCCTCGGACCAGGCCGACATGGTCAGCGGCAGCTTCGCCGGCGGCCGCACCTTGCGCGGCTTTGACCAGACGATCACCCGCGACGGCTTCCGCAGCACGCCGCCGCCCACGATGGCGAACACGGCGCAGGTCGAGGTGATCAAGGGCCCGATGTCCACGCTGTACGGCGACGCCTCGCCCGGCGGCCTCATCAACTACATCTCGAAACGCCCCACGGTGCGGCCGCGCGCCAGCGTGAGCCTCACCGCCGGCTCGTACGGCTATTTCCGCAGCGAGGTAAACGCGAGCGGCCCCCTCTATCGCGACAAGCTCTTCTACCTCGTGACGATGGAGCACTACTACCGGCGGGGCAGCATGGACTACACGTACGCCCGCAACGCGGACTACGTGGCGAGCCTGCTGTATCGTCCGACCAAGGACACGAGTCTCACGGTCTCCTACGAACTCGTGCGGCTGATCGGCTCCCGCGGCGCCTCGGTGCCGAGCCTCGTGCTCAATCCGACGCCCACGAGCACCCGCCCGGGGCTGTCCTGGTCGGGCGGCGTGGTGGCGGGCCTGGACTGGGAGCTCGCGCGGGCGCGGTACAGCCGCATGGGGCCGAATGAGCACTACGACCGCAATTACGACGGCCTCAACGTGGTGCTGGAGCACGCGTTCAGCCGCAACTGGAAGCAGCGCGTCGCCTATCAGGGCCAGTGGAAGAGCTTCAACCAGAACTACCGCACCAGCTCCAACGTCTCGTCGGTGACGCGCCGCATGAACGACGTACGACCGAACCGGCGCATCCAGGATATCGACAGCCCGAAGGCGTTTCAGTCGGACCTCCGCGGCCAGTTCAACACCGGCCCCATCCCGCACGTCCTGCTCATCACCGCCGATTATGCACGCGTGGAGCAGATGGACCGCCAGATGCGGCTCAGCAACCAGCAGGTGCGCGACTTGCTGCCGGATTCGTACCGCTATCCCAACCCGTACGACCAGGACTGGTCCACGGTGATCGACTACGACGTGCTCGGCACGGTGGGCTCGAAGGACGACGAGGTTGTGACTTCGCGCGGCGCCTCGGTGAGCGACCGCGTGGCGCTGGCCGATGGCAAGGTGCTGCTGATGGCAAACGCGCGGCGCGACGAGGAAAGCTTCGCGATCGACACCAGCACGAGCACCACGCCCAATTTCATCCACGGCAAGGACGCGGCGAACACCTACAGCTACGGCGGCAACTGGAAGATCCTGGATGACCGCCTGATCGCCTTTGCCAACCGGAGCACGTCGTTCAACACCAACGTCACCATCGACCGGAACACCGGCACCACGATTCCCAACGAGCGCGGGCGCGGCTGGGAGTTCGGCTTCAAGTCGCTGGCCTTCGAGCGGCGGCTGGGGTTCACGATCTCGGGCTTCGAGATCGAGAAGACGAACATTGGCCAGAAGAACCCGGATTTCGTGCTCGGCGAGACCATGCCGGAGTTCCTGGGGACCGGCCGCGAGCGCGTGCGCGGGGTCGATGGCGACGTGACTTGGAAGATCCGTGACGGGTGGACGCTGATGGCGGGCGGCGCGTACATGGATGCCCGCGTGGTGGACTCCACGACCGCGGCGCTGACGGGCACGCGCAAGACCCTGATTCCGCGGCACACGGCGACGCTGGCGACGAAGTACAAGCCCGCCGGCAAGTGGAAGGGCCTCAGCATGGGCGCGTCCTTCCGGTATCTCGGCAGCTTTGTGCGCGCGAACGCGACCAGCACCCGGCTCTACGAGGAAGGCGACGCCCGCCACACCTATGGCGTGTTCCTTGGCTACACCTGGCAGAAGCTGCGGCTGCGCCCGGCGCTCCAGGTGAACTGCAACAACCTGTTCGACGAGTTCTACGTGGGGCCGGACAACACCGTCGGCATGGGCCGCCAGATCAACGTGACCTTCAGCCTGTCGCCACGATGAGCGGTCCCGCCGCCGAGTTCTCCCGGTTTCCGCAGGGTGGCGTTGCCCGCCGCGCGGCGGCGCCACGCCGGCCGGGGAAAGGAGGCGCGTGATGCAACCTTCACGGCGGCGGTGGCTGATCCTCGGACTGATCCTGGGCGCGATCGTCCTCAACTACATCGACCGGCAGATTCTCTCGATCCTGAAGCCGACGCTGAAGGCGGAGTTCGGCTTCGATGATCGCGGGTACGCGATGCTGGCAAACGTGTTCACGGTCGGCTACGCGCTGATGTATCCCGTCGCGGGCTGGCTGGTGGATCGCTTCGGTGCGCGGAGCGTGATGCTGCTCGGCATCGTGAGCTGGTCGACGGCGTGCCTCGGCGCGGGCCTCACGCGCTCGCTCGGGGCGTTCACCTTTTTCCGCGGCATGCTCGGGCTGAGCGAACCCACGGCCTTCCCGGCGCAGTTGCGGGTGGTGACAATGTGGTTTCCCGGCGCGCTGCGGGCGACGGCCAACAGCCTGTGCGTGGCGGGTGGCTCGTTGGGCGCCCTGATCGCGCCGCCGCTGGTGGCGGGGCTCGCGCTCAGCTGGGGCTGGCATGCGGCGTTCATTGTCCCAGCCACGCTCGGCCTGGTGATCGCGGTGCTTTGGTCGTTCGTTTACCGCGATCCGCCGGCGGACCAGGTGATCGAGGGCCAGACGCTGGCGCAGCGGATTCAGGGCCCGGCGTTCACCTGGCCGCAGCTCTGGCGCACGCGCACGCTGTGGGGCATCCTGCTCATCCGGTTCATCAGCGATCCCGTGTGGTATTTCTGCCTGTTCTGGCTGCCGGGCTACCTGCAGGAGAACTCGGGCCTGACGCTCGCGCAGATCGGCATGGTGGGATGGATTCCGTTTCTCGTCGCCGACCTCGGCGGCATCGGTACGGCGATGTGGTCCGACCGCATGGTACGCAATGGCGCGGCGCCGTTGCGCGCCCGCAAGGTCATGCTCGTCACCACGGCCTGCTTCGCGCCGATCTGCGGTCTCACGCCGCTGCTGCCGCACGTCGCGGTCACCCTCGTCATCTTCAGCATCGTGGGCGCGGTGTGCCTGAGCTGGCTCTTCAGCCTCAGCGTCGTGATCGCCGAGGCGTTCCCGACACGGAACGTCGCGAGCGTGCTGGGCATCGCGGGCGGCTGCGGTGCCGCCGGCGCGGTGGTGTTCAATACCTTCGTCGGCGACATGATGGTGCGCTTCGGCCCGGGCCGCGTGTTCGCGGTGATGGCGGTGCTGCATCCCATCGCCGCGGTGCTCCTGTGGACGATGACACGCCCGGAGAAGCCGCCGGCGGCCAGCCTTTCACCCCAAGCTGTATGCGCTTCCTGAATATGAATCTTTTCCGACCCCTGGCCGGGCTCATGGCGCTGGCCGCATTGACCGGGACGCTCGCGGCGGCGACTCCGCCGCGAGCCGTCCTCCTGATCTCCCTCGATGGCCTGCGGCCGGATTACATCCTCCAGGCGGACCAGCACGGGCTGAAAATCCCGCACCTGCGGGCGCTGGCGCGGACCGGGACCTACGCGACCGGCGTGAGGGGCGTGCTGCCAACCTCCACCTACCCGAGCCACGCCAGCCTGATCACGGGCACGGCGCCGGCGACGCACGGCATCGTGAACAACCACCCCTTCGGCCGCGAGGTCCCGGGGCTGGACCTCTGGTACTACTATGCGTGGGACCTGAAGGTGCCGACGCTCTGGGACGTCGCGGCGGCGGCGGGCTACCGCGTGGCCAACGTGAGCTGGCCGGTGACGGTTGGCGCCACGGCGATTCACGCCAATATTCCCGAGTTCGCCCTCTCGCGCAGCGACGAGGACCTGAACCTCACGCGCGGCGCGGCGACGCCGGGCCTGGTCGCGGAGCTCGCGGGCAAGGCGGGCCCGTACATCACCGACAACCATGACGCGGTGCCGCGGGATTGGGCGCGGACGCGCTACGGCGTGGAGCTGATCCGGCAGAAGCAGGCGCGTTTCCTGGGCGTGCACCTCGCGGCGACCGACCACTTCCAGCACCGCAACGGGCCGTTCGCGCCGGTGGTCTGCGCCGCGCTCGAGGAGATCGACACCATGGTCGGGCAACTGGTGGCGGCGATGCGGGAAATCGATCCGCGGGCGGTGGTGTGCGTCGTCTCAGACCACGGCTTCGCGCCGGTGGACAATCAACTGTTTCTCGACGCCGCCTTCGTGAAGGCCGGTTTCGTCACGCTGAAGGCGCCGGCCAAGACGATCGAGGACGGCCAGGTGAAGGAGTGGATCGCGCGCCCGTGGACGAACAGCGGGTCGGCCGCGATTGTGCTGAAGGACCCGCGGGATGCCGCGGCCCGCGCGCGCGTGGCGGAGTTCCTGGCGCGACTGGCGGCGGATCCGGCGAATGGCATCGCCGCCATTCTCGATGAGGCGACGCTGCGCCGGATGGGCGGGGCGCCGAACGCCCAGTTTTGGGTCGACCTGAAGCCCGGCTACGGCCTCAGCGCCGTGCTGGGCGACAAGACCGTGGCGCCGGTCAGCCGACGGGGGACGCACGGCCACGCGCCGCTGCACCCGGAGCTCTATTCGACCTTCGTGATCGCCGGCGACGGCATCACCGCGGGGCGCGACCTCGGGATCATCGACATCCGCAGCATTGCGCCCACGCTGGCGCGGCTGATGGGCACGACGATGCCGACGGCGGAAGCGCCGGCGATCGACCTTTCCCTCTCAACCCGATGACTTCGATGTCCGCTCCGGAAATCACCTCCATTCACGAACCGGCCCGCACCGTGCCGGTTCGCGCGCATTACGACGTGCTGGTCGTCGGCGGCGGTCCCGCCGGGCTGACCGCCGCGCTCGCG comes from the Opitutus sp. ER46 genome and includes:
- a CDS encoding MOSC N-terminal beta barrel domain-containing protein — encoded protein: MHVSGLFIYPVKSLRGIAVSSATVDALGLVGDRRFLVVDADGQFLTQRTLPRMALISTALSNTHLTLDFPGHGPTSIPLRAADDNGPTRPVTIWKHQGLEAEDCGEGVATWLTGALGTACRLVRIGKRFHRPVLKAAGKPGDVFAFADAVPFLVISEASLIDLNHRLLDEGQAMVPMDRFRPNLVVADATAYAEDQWPHVRVGGIMLRAAGPCARCVVVTTDQNTAKRGKEPLRLLATYRRDSADSTRINFGQNFIHETRAGTLRVGDPVVPA
- a CDS encoding LuxR C-terminal-related transcriptional regulator is translated as METTSTPVLRSALILKADRLASETLRLALHKLAPGVQVVTTHTVRQAYDALARSRFDLIVTGLDASLEGDALQLIADHMNGLPVFVVGTQLEYRTLVVLQSLPIRGVFDASTEGPEAFHSALRAVICGQRYWSKAVQDRVDRELTAAQSICQHLSNTEQLVLSVLGDGSDDSTAAQALGVSPATISTFRRKLHRKLRVQHRGELMRVAAINGFVRFTPSGVVRPGFAMLAAECLARKRKRRAAAEAAVTAFMLENTPEQHLLRPAALPLKSA
- a CDS encoding sigma-70 family RNA polymerase sigma factor is translated as MNPEPSDPPPLVPADAEADAVAPAQDLADARRAQAGDREAMALLVRRHQAAVARLLWRFARTPADQDDLVQETFLRMVRGLNSWRAEQPFAHWLLRIATNVGRDYFRRHAVRSRWISTVPEGTATGGEGGAVEAIDPALDPAARAAADEVKETLAELPPDDRALLTLFHLEGWALTEIAAQFGWTVAATKLRAWRARRRLRTIIERRS
- a CDS encoding IclR family transcriptional regulator C-terminal domain-containing protein, giving the protein MHAALNSALPPPSDSGPTPGRPSGPAEARGPDATRHHSSMFRGIEALTTLLKARHSLGITQLARELNLSKSTAHDLVAALSALGFVDQDRMTRRYSVSPAIFSFLHLFSTEYGPNSAIRPLLRARARRLKATLVVSALCRRSTYALCGSGSDADTFLLGDSGPAYNSACGKILVAQQDPGEWAGFAPSAGDTGSSPYLRPDPERFLAELKVARATGVAWSLRERDPALCSVAAPVRIGEEPWSCAVGIALPYSEWVARDREELAGEVRSVAAELYDCWAGGVRRPAAGVPTA
- a CDS encoding TonB-dependent receptor plug domain-containing protein, with the protein product MRLPRIAPGLAARSLRGALATALLGAATFTVRAQSTGAAATPTAAPEAEEVVTLAEFQVVESNQRDAWFASQAMSGSRAAASVLELPYQVQVLTQEFLRDFQLTSLAEQLSFFPAYASSSDQADMVSGSFAGGRTLRGFDQTITRDGFRSTPPPTMANTAQVEVIKGPMSTLYGDASPGGLINYISKRPTVRPRASVSLTAGSYGYFRSEVNASGPLYRDKLFYLVTMEHYYRRGSMDYTYARNADYVASLLYRPTKDTSLTVSYELVRLIGSRGASVPSLVLNPTPTSTRPGLSWSGGVVAGLDWELARARYSRMGPNEHYDRNYDGLNVVLEHAFSRNWKQRVAYQGQWKSFNQNYRTSSNVSSVTRRMNDVRPNRRIQDIDSPKAFQSDLRGQFNTGPIPHVLLITADYARVEQMDRQMRLSNQQVRDLLPDSYRYPNPYDQDWSTVIDYDVLGTVGSKDDEVVTSRGASVSDRVALADGKVLLMANARRDEESFAIDTSTSTTPNFIHGKDAANTYSYGGNWKILDDRLIAFANRSTSFNTNVTIDRNTGTTIPNERGRGWEFGFKSLAFERRLGFTISGFEIEKTNIGQKNPDFVLGETMPEFLGTGRERVRGVDGDVTWKIRDGWTLMAGGAYMDARVVDSTTAALTGTRKTLIPRHTATLATKYKPAGKWKGLSMGASFRYLGSFVRANATSTRLYEEGDARHTYGVFLGYTWQKLRLRPALQVNCNNLFDEFYVGPDNTVGMGRQINVTFSLSPR
- a CDS encoding MFS transporter yields the protein MQPSRRRWLILGLILGAIVLNYIDRQILSILKPTLKAEFGFDDRGYAMLANVFTVGYALMYPVAGWLVDRFGARSVMLLGIVSWSTACLGAGLTRSLGAFTFFRGMLGLSEPTAFPAQLRVVTMWFPGALRATANSLCVAGGSLGALIAPPLVAGLALSWGWHAAFIVPATLGLVIAVLWSFVYRDPPADQVIEGQTLAQRIQGPAFTWPQLWRTRTLWGILLIRFISDPVWYFCLFWLPGYLQENSGLTLAQIGMVGWIPFLVADLGGIGTAMWSDRMVRNGAAPLRARKVMLVTTACFAPICGLTPLLPHVAVTLVIFSIVGAVCLSWLFSLSVVIAEAFPTRNVASVLGIAGGCGAAGAVVFNTFVGDMMVRFGPGRVFAVMAVLHPIAAVLLWTMTRPEKPPAASLSPQAVCAS
- a CDS encoding ectonucleotide pyrophosphatase/phosphodiesterase → MNLFRPLAGLMALAALTGTLAAATPPRAVLLISLDGLRPDYILQADQHGLKIPHLRALARTGTYATGVRGVLPTSTYPSHASLITGTAPATHGIVNNHPFGREVPGLDLWYYYAWDLKVPTLWDVAAAAGYRVANVSWPVTVGATAIHANIPEFALSRSDEDLNLTRGAATPGLVAELAGKAGPYITDNHDAVPRDWARTRYGVELIRQKQARFLGVHLAATDHFQHRNGPFAPVVCAALEEIDTMVGQLVAAMREIDPRAVVCVVSDHGFAPVDNQLFLDAAFVKAGFVTLKAPAKTIEDGQVKEWIARPWTNSGSAAIVLKDPRDAAARARVAEFLARLAADPANGIAAILDEATLRRMGGAPNAQFWVDLKPGYGLSAVLGDKTVAPVSRRGTHGHAPLHPELYSTFVIAGDGITAGRDLGIIDIRSIAPTLARLMGTTMPTAEAPAIDLSLSTR